The genomic DNA ATGGAGCTGAGCTTGGAGAATGGTCAGGATCACGTAGAGGATGGTAGTAGTCGAGAAGCTGCTAAGCCAGACTTGCATGTTGAGGTAGAAAAACAAGAAAGCAAAATTCTAGTCAAGGATGCGGACTTTGAAAAAGAAGAATCAACTGCTGAAGTAGGGAAGGAGAGCAACGCTCTGGTTACAGCAATTGATAAACATAGCAATTTAGAATTATCAGTTTATGATGAAAATCAACAATGCGAGAGTTTAGGTATTGAGACACAACTAGAAGAGGCATCCAAAATATTTTCTGTAGAAGATGATAAACAAGAAAGCAAAAACGAACTTAAGCTTAACAATATCCACTATGAGAAAGAAGAGGTGACAGTTGTCATAGCTGATGAAAAGCAAGAAATTTTCACTTTGAATTCAGATGATAATAGCCAAGCATATAGGGAGATGAATGTTTTATTGCTGGAGACAGAAGGATCTGAGTCTGTGTTTAAAGCAACAAAAAAGCATGACCAAGAAAAGCTGGTTATTCCTGAAACTCATGTTTCAGACAATAAAGAGCAAGAAGCTTTAGAATTAGCTACCGAAGTAGAACTGATTGAGGAGCCTCAGGATCAAAGGATGTGTATTTGTAACCAAGGTGAATTGATATCAGCTGTTGAAGTTCAACAAGAACAGAATTTTGAGGGATTGGTTACAGAGAACCAGCCTTATGAATATTCTGCTGATCATGAGCATATTGGTCGGCCTACTTCAGAAGAATGTTTAGAAGAAAATAGGACACATATAGTTGTCAATAGTATAGCCAATTTAGAAACAGTAGATAGTAGTGGATGTTCCAAAGTTCACAACGATCTTCCTGCACCTGAGATTAGTGCCATGATTGATGAAGCTGTAGCAAGTGGTGAGACCATTGGTGACATTTTGATTGTTGAACAGTCCAATGATTTGCATCCCAAAGAAGATTGCTGCAGCTCAGATGTATCTTGTGTTGCTGAGAGCAAGTCACTGGATTCTTCTATTTGTCCCCAGACTCTGTCAAATTCTGACAATGGATCTTCTAGCTGCCAAGATGCATGCCCTTCAGAACAGGAAGCTGGCACGCCAAGTGCAGTTGATGTTCCCAGCCCAACAGGTACAATTAACAAAGCAGTTCTAGCATTAGAATTTATAAATTCAGGTAAAACTATCTTTTCTGATGTTGCTACTACATGTGCAGCAGGTGGATATGATGTAGCTGAAAATGGTAGTTGTATAGCTGAAACTAATGAACATGAAGTTGTAAATGATGTCGATGCCATTGAATCTGAATTTCCTGTTTCAAAGGAACCTGTAGAATCTAGCACTTCTTTGGATAGTTCAAATGAAGTAGAGAGGTCATTGGATGGTGGAAGCAATAGTGTCCATGGAGAAGCTGGAGTTCTAGAAGAGAGTCAGGAGCTAGTCAAAGATCATACTGCATCAAATTTATCTGTTGAAAAGGTGACGACCAGTTTTGGTAAACCACAAGCCTGTCACATAGTTAAAATTCCAAGATTTATTGACAATCAACTTTCGGTAAGCATACAAACAGCACAGTCAGAGGTGAATGAGAAAACACAAGGAAGGGATTCTATAAAAGTTTCTATTGAGAGGCAGAAGGTATCAGTGGATCCTGATGATTTATTAGATTTCTTTcctatttagttttttttattgttcTGTTTTATCCTCAGGCGACATGTAATGAATTCTGGAAGAAATTTGAAGATGAAAAATCAGAAGAGCGAGCTGCAAGAGCTGTGGTTACTGCTAAACGCCAGCAGATGGACTCTCTCCAGTTAAGGATAAACAAGTTGAAAAATGTACAATCAATTGAGGAACTTGATTCCAAGGTGAGAGTTTCAGGTGATCTTGGTTGAGAGTGTTTCTCTTTTTATTCATCTTCAGTTACATGTTTTCTTGGTCAGATACAATCAATGGAATTTGAGCTTCAGCATGTAACCATGccattgaaacaagaaaagaaGTATATTCATGAGATTAAACAGATGAGACAACAGCGTGACCAACTCACTTCAAATGCGTACTCAAGTACTGAAATCAATGAGGCATTTGACCAAAAGGAACAAATTGATGAGCAATTTAATGTATTTTAGTTGAACTGTTGTAATCTTTTTAATGCCTTCCTTTCGTTTTATTTACAAACTAGTTTTTTGCCTGCAGCTTTTGAAGAAGGAACTGGATTCTCTTAGAACTGAGGTGCTGCGAACTGAAGCCAATGCAAACGCTgcaaggaagaaatatgatgaGGAACAACAAATTTTGAGACGTCTTCAACAACAATTCAGGGATGCTGATGCTCTTCGCCAGAAGGCATATGGGCATTGGCGAGAactcaaaaataagttaactGAAAGGGTAAACTGTTTTCTATTGTTTTATTGTAATTTAATTAATCCTTAATATTTAAGAGTGGATGCACTGATATGATCTGATTATTATTTCTTTTCTATATGTTAGTAGATATCTTTTAAACACAGATATTGTTTTTTCTTTGCTGCCTGTTTTTCTATCCATTGTATATATCATTATCTTGATAATATTGTCAAACAATTTGAGATCTCCTTTTTCCAATGAAAAAGTGTATCTTGACTCCTACAGCTATTGATATGAGGATGCTCCATGCCCCATTAATCCCACTTCGACAAGTGTGGTAATCCATTATATAAATTGGTCTGTTGCTTAAATATACGAGTTTCTTGGATAAGTGGCGAATCGATGAACTAGTGTGATTGTGAGATCCCTTTATCTAAGTACATTTGTTTTTAGACTTCAAcatagattttttttctcttgctGTATGTTTTTCAGTCAAATGTTAATTGTTCAATGTGAGATTCCTAATGCTCTCTAATTATCTATGTAGATGTCCATACTTTTAGTCCGACAATATGTTGTTAATATATCCAACAAAGTGATGTTAGTCTCTCTATCATGATGGAGAGATGGTATTGACTGAGTAATTTCTTCTCTAGATTTAACTTAAACCCTCTGTATAATTTCTTGTTTATTCAATAGAAAGTCGTGTATCTTCTTCACAAACTTGGTTTGTGCAATGTGAGATTTCTAAGAGTTCTCTGAGTATCTAGGAAATTGCCCATACTTCTTTTAATCTCTTCAACAATGTGATGTAGTCTGTTATGATGTAGAGATGGTATTGACTCAATAATTTCTTCTCTAAATTTAACTAAAACTCACTGTATAATTTCCTTGTTTATTCAATAGAAAGTGTTGTATCTTTATTCATCACAAAACTTGGTGTCCACATTTAAATTCCAAAATCCATCTCCGAGTTCTTAATTCTTTGCATTGTTATTATACGCCGGGAAATCATTACTTAGCAATTATTATGCTAGCTTAATCTCAATTATATAAATTCTGAGGTGTTGCTTTAAATAATGATTGTTTTGGTCTAAACCTTGATTACATGTCACTTCTTTGCGCATATCACTTTATCTTATTTGGCAAAAGGTCATACGCTAATCCCGACCACCCTATAGCCATCTGTATAGAGATAAATCAGGAAATTGAACAGACCACCATATGGGAAGGTATTTCTCCCGGTTTTCTTGGGAATCAACCATTCTTTAATTTGGCAATTCTACCATATGGTGACCAACTCAGCCAAGCCCGGGGGCATATCACTTTATCTTATGAAACTTATCATGCATGCTCAATAAGGCCGACTCAACTGATGTTGAATTTTTTGCACTGTTTCCATTTTGGTTGTTTTACTCATAGGATCTTTCCTCTGACCTCCCTTAGTACCCATCTTATATCATTTGTTGCCATAAGCCAAGTTGCTGTTAAGCCAGAAACTGAGCTGTTTTATAATGCATTTGTTTCAATTTTATCATCTTCAAATATCATGCTTAAAATCATTGGGAAGTTATACCTATGGCCATTGGATCTCTAAATGACAAGATTAATGCAGTTCATTTGCCCAATTTGTGACCTTTCTTATGGTGAATGCATGTAGTTTTCAATAGAATGAGATTTCACTCGTGAGACTATTTTGTTATATATTTATTGTATGAAAAATCTCTTAACAAGATTACTTTTTCACTCTGGTTTCTTTTGtataaaatatgatttaaatGAATCTATATTGTATGCAGAATAAACATTTTAGCATGTACAAGAGTGATCAGATATCTGCTCAAAGGTATTTATATTCAAGAGATTTTGAGGGACTCCACACACATTGTAGCAAACAggtatatatttggaattttacAAAGGCACAACATATGGGTTTTAATGTTGTCATGCACTCTAGGTTGAAAATATAATGGATCTATGGAACAATGATGAGGAGTTTAGAATGCAATATGTTAAATCCAACTTGAACAGCACGCTGTGGAGACTTAAGACAGCTGATGGAAGATCTCTTGGTCCAGATGAGGAGCCGCCTGTTATTCAAACTAACCAATTCAGGGTTTCGGTCTCTCTTCCACAACAGCCCAAAATAAGTTATTCTGATCCACCTACATCGTTGGAAACAAAAGCTGGTACTTCCAAGGAAGTTGAATCCTTTCCGGTTCTGCAAACAGCAAGAAAAGATCATCCTGTTAAACCTAAAAAATCATCCAAGCCTGCTTCAGAAATCTCTAATGTAGCTATAACCGCTAGAATTCCAGATAAAGAAATTGAAATTGATGAGAAGCTGAGTGTTCAAACACAGGCAGAAGAGGAGCTCCTAAAGAAACAAGAAGAGTTGgttatgcaagaagaattgagaaaagaaaaggcTGCAGCAGAGTTAAAAGAACAACATCGCTTAGAAGAAATAGCAAAAGCCAAGGCGgcagaagaaaggaaaaggagaCAAGCTCAGAAGGCACAGGCTAGAGCAGAGTTCCGAGCACAAAAGGAAGCTGAGAAAAGGGAGAAGGTATTGACACCAACTCAAGTTCgacctctatttttatttatttatttagttttgcaTATTTGTAGATGCGAACAAAGAAGCAGAAAAAGAAAGTCGTTGCTGCTGAAGACACAACGTCTATTCATGGTGCCGACGAATGCATTGCTCCCTCTTCCGTAACTACGCAAACTACTAAGGAACTCAATGTTACAGCAGTACCATTGACAAAGAAACCTTCTAGGTCAGTAGCTGCAGCAAAGCAATTCAACAAGCCCCAACCCATTCCTTTGCCACTTCGTAAGAAGGGAAAGAGGAAGATGTCCGCTTGGCTGTGGGTGCTTCTGACAGCCGTAGTAGTAGTCTTACTATTCCTCGCGGGCGATTACATCTCCTTCTCCACTTTTGGGTTCCAACAAATCGGCCTTTAAACCATTCTAGTTGCATACACTACACACACAGACATAATATTAAGATTATGGTCTACAGAGGATGGGAATGGGTGTCATACGTGCGTGGCAACTGGCAACCATTCTTTGTGCACTATCATATCCAGTTTTCTTTCATTAGATTGCTCTCTACATAATATGATCCTTTTGGTTTGTGATTTGGTTTTAAACGATAGTACTATATTTATTGATTCGGTTGGGACATCGAGTTACTTATGTGCTGGCTAAATTTAAGATAGTAAGAATTCTGTatttatcatgattcatatcTGTATTTATCTAAGTCTAGTTTACGTGCTTTTTTTCAGTTTCTGTAATTTCAAACTTACTCGGATGGGAAAGTTAGTAGTTAAACTTCTTTCTAAAGTCTAACTGATTGTTTTATTCTTAATAGATGATAACCTGTTTGAACACTGTTTATCTCAACTCCCTAGGATTTGCAAATTATCTTTGAATAACCTCTATTTTAATATAACTTTTTACCTGGTGCGAGTTAAATCTTCTGTTCCCAAATTTCTCTATCCCCGTGTCCCtttgtcgatcggacggatcagattataTCTCAAGGATGTATTGCACATCATGAGGATATTGCACATATCTTAAGAGTGTCATGATGCCTTGAAATATAATCTAATTCGTCCGATCGGCTGGGACAGAAAAATTTAAGGACAGCAAATTTGAATTGACCTGGTGCACAGCAGTGACTCCTTTTGTCAAATGTCTTACTTTTACATGCATAtgcattttatttaaaatatggaAAACTTTAAAGTAATTTTCGAATCAGTTTTCTGTGTTTagtcaaatacaaataaaattaataactatTTAAGGTTAACTAATATACAAAATGCAATGTAATATAGATTTTCTCATGAGTTGTTTAGGAATATTATATTTCCTAAacaacttaatattttttcatgagttctaaatttgatttattatttttgtttttatgaaacaAACAAGGGAACGAATGTTGGATGGAAGGATTGCTCTTGCAATTTATTAtatatgaaaggaaaaaaaaagttgcATTTGGCAAGAGATGAAAGAGCATTTGTATTGagagaaaattttacaaaaattattaataatatatcaCTAATTATATTTGTTTATAGGATGGTTGAGTTACTAAAAATTTTCCTCGAGCTGTCTAATATTTAATGAGTGATGAATTGTAATCCAATTTATGAATATTATATtagttttataaaataaaatattatactaTATTTTAGAAAACTGTAAAAGATGGTAGGAAATTTATGTATTGCCCCAAATTTTCGTAATAAACTCAAACATTGTTTAATTCATCCAAATACCTCCCTTAGGCCaatttttattcatattttttaatataaattatgaGATATTTCAAAATATGCCCTTCTATATCCCTCCATCACATTCCGtttttatatatatctatataaagaataaaatcttatttttttttaaaaaaaaacgaaaaataaaaattatatataggtAAACATCGTCCGTTCCCCCTTTTGGTTTCCTTCCCCTGTTTCATTTAATAGTTGCCTTGTGATTTCCCCAAACCTCCCTATATAAACAAAACCCCTGTTCTTCCTTTTGTGTTCTTCCGCTTCCTCTTCCATTGCCTTCGATCTCTCAGAAAGGCGGCGCCTTTGGATCTTCCTTTTGCGTTCCTCCCCTTCCTCTTCCATTTTCTTGGAAATCTCCCAGAAAGGCGGCGCCATTGGATGCTTTAGCAGCCCCATTGCTCTCCTCCTTCCatcccttttttttttgtaagcGATCGATAAAGGTGCGATCTTGGCACTCTTCTGATTCGACGGTTTCTTGCTTCTCAgatctttttgtttgtttttattctttCTCCTCGATTCTGGAAGGCAGATGAGCGACATGAGTCCAATGCTTCGATCGCCGACATGGCTGTGGCCGCTCCTGCGGACGAGCTTCTTCACGCACTGCGAAGTCCACGGCGACTCCAACAAGAGCGAGTGCAACATGTACTGCTTGGACTGCACCGGCGACGCGCTCTGCTCTTACTGCCTCCCGGAGCACAACGACCACCGATGCGTTCAGGTTCTTCTTGCCGTTTTTTATCCTGCTCGAATTAATCCAAATAAACTAATAAAAATCGAAGCTTGATGCGATTGGGGGTCTCTCTTTAGATTCGGAGGTCGTCGTATCACAATGTGATCAGGGTGTCGGAAGTGTCGAAGCTGATCGACATCTCCTCGATCCAGACCTACACCATCAACAGCGCCAAGATCGTGTTCCTCAACGAGCGTCCGCAGCAGAGGGCCGGGAAGGGCGTCGCTGCCGGCTGCGCGACCTGCGGCCGCGGCCTCTTGGATTCCTTCCGCTTCTGCTCCATCGGCTGCAAGGTGAGCTCCCGAACCTTTCAACAAATCACAATTCAAACCGACATTGGGCGATCGAATCCTCGACAAAGAA from Zingiber officinale cultivar Zhangliang chromosome 4A, Zo_v1.1, whole genome shotgun sequence includes the following:
- the LOC121969171 gene encoding uncharacterized protein LOC121969171 isoform X2 encodes the protein MTADAIEFSVGSRVEIEGSVGLGLGKDGDRKVSGDANGIACLVGEEKVSGRTGRLIAMGNGNLDESWQQDLDVDVKLDPVAVGDLEPIKVKGENGELTPEKVGDLDGNADSTTDVSVTVDDDCKHVTTRCDVEEEGVESDSGTVAKEGIGEALEGSLVNEVRDEKVRDITSGICGVNEKACSEEGIMELSLENGQDHVEDGSSREAAKPDLHVEVEKQESKILVKDADFEKEESTAEVGKESNALVTAIDKHSNLELSVYDENQQCESLGIETQLEEASKIFSVEDDKQESKNELKLNNIHYEKEEVTVVIADEKQEIFTLNSDDNSQAYREMNVLLLETEGSESVFKATKKHDQEKLVIPETHVSDNKEQEALELATEVELIEEPQDQRMCICNQGELISAVEVQQEQNFEGLVTENQPYEYSADHEHIGRPTSEECLEENRTHIVVNSIANLETVDSSGCSKVHNDLPAPEISAMIDEAVASGETIGDILIVEQSNDLHPKEDCCSSDVSCVAESKSLDSSICPQTLSNSDNGSSSCQDACPSEQEAGTPSAVDVPSPTGGYDVAENGSCIAETNEHEVVNDVDAIESEFPVSKEPVESSTSLDSSNEVERSLDGGSNSVHGEAGVLEESQELVKDHTASNLSVEKVTTSFGKPQACHIVKIPRFIDNQLSVSIQTAQSEVNEKTQGRDSIKVSIERQKATCNEFWKKFEDEKSEERAARAVVTAKRQQMDSLQLRINKLKNVQSIEELDSKIQSMEFELQHVTMPLKQEKKYIHEIKQMRQQRDQLTSNAYSSTEINEAFDQKEQIDEQFNLLKKELDSLRTEVLRTEANANAARKKYDEEQQILRRLQQQFRDADALRQKAYGHWRELKNKLTERNKHFSMYKSDQISAQRYLYSRDFEGLHTHCSKQVENIMDLWNNDEEFRMQYVKSNLNSTLWRLKTADGRSLGPDEEPPVIQTNQFRVSVSLPQQPKISYSDPPTSLETKAGTSKEVESFPVLQTARKDHPVKPKKSSKPASEISNVAITARIPDKEIEIDEKLSVQTQAEEELLKKQEELVMQEELRKEKAAAELKEQHRLEEIAKAKAAEERKRRQAQKAQARAEFRAQKEAEKREKMRTKKQKKKVVAAEDTTSIHGADECIAPSSVTTQTTKELNVTAVPLTKKPSRSVAAAKQFNKPQPIPLPLRKKGKRKMSAWLWVLLTAVVVVLLFLAGDYISFSTFGFQQIGL
- the LOC121969171 gene encoding uncharacterized protein LOC121969171 isoform X1, encoding MTADAIEFSVGSRVEIEGSVGLGLGKDGDRKVSGDANGIACLVGEEKVSGRTGRLIAMGNGNLDESWQQDLDVDVKLDPVAVGDLEPIKVKGENGELTPEKVGDLDGNADSTTDVSVTVDDDCKHVTTRCDVEEEGVESDSGTVAKEGIGEALEGSLVNEVRDEKVRDITSGICGVNEKACSEEGIMELSLENGQDHVEDGSSREAAKPDLHVEVEKQESKILVKDADFEKEESTAEVGKESNALVTAIDKHSNLELSVYDENQQCESLGIETQLEEASKIFSVEDDKQESKNELKLNNIHYEKEEVTVVIADEKQEIFTLNSDDNSQAYREMNVLLLETEGSESVFKATKKHDQEKLVIPETHVSDNKEQEALELATEVELIEEPQDQRMCICNQGELISAVEVQQEQNFEGLVTENQPYEYSADHEHIGRPTSEECLEENRTHIVVNSIANLETVDSSGCSKVHNDLPAPEISAMIDEAVASGETIGDILIVEQSNDLHPKEDCCSSDVSCVAESKSLDSSICPQTLSNSDNGSSSCQDACPSEQEAGTPSAVDVPSPTAGGYDVAENGSCIAETNEHEVVNDVDAIESEFPVSKEPVESSTSLDSSNEVERSLDGGSNSVHGEAGVLEESQELVKDHTASNLSVEKVTTSFGKPQACHIVKIPRFIDNQLSVSIQTAQSEVNEKTQGRDSIKVSIERQKATCNEFWKKFEDEKSEERAARAVVTAKRQQMDSLQLRINKLKNVQSIEELDSKIQSMEFELQHVTMPLKQEKKYIHEIKQMRQQRDQLTSNAYSSTEINEAFDQKEQIDEQFNLLKKELDSLRTEVLRTEANANAARKKYDEEQQILRRLQQQFRDADALRQKAYGHWRELKNKLTERNKHFSMYKSDQISAQRYLYSRDFEGLHTHCSKQVENIMDLWNNDEEFRMQYVKSNLNSTLWRLKTADGRSLGPDEEPPVIQTNQFRVSVSLPQQPKISYSDPPTSLETKAGTSKEVESFPVLQTARKDHPVKPKKSSKPASEISNVAITARIPDKEIEIDEKLSVQTQAEEELLKKQEELVMQEELRKEKAAAELKEQHRLEEIAKAKAAEERKRRQAQKAQARAEFRAQKEAEKREKMRTKKQKKKVVAAEDTTSIHGADECIAPSSVTTQTTKELNVTAVPLTKKPSRSVAAAKQFNKPQPIPLPLRKKGKRKMSAWLWVLLTAVVVVLLFLAGDYISFSTFGFQQIGL